A genomic segment from Modestobacter roseus encodes:
- a CDS encoding 4a-hydroxytetrahydrobiopterin dehydratase, translated as MARRTPLTPDQLTAALAGLPEWSGDTSGIERTVQGIDFADAAEVMADLALAAGELDHHPDVDVRWRTLRIAVTTHSAGGVTELDVEYARRADEALAPFTDTDPELAAQVDTLLAPDRQPGSGA; from the coding sequence ATGGCCCGCCGCACCCCGCTGACACCCGACCAGCTCACCGCCGCTCTCGCCGGGCTGCCCGAGTGGTCCGGGGACACCTCCGGCATCGAGCGGACCGTCCAGGGGATCGACTTCGCCGACGCGGCCGAGGTGATGGCCGACCTGGCGCTGGCCGCCGGCGAGCTGGACCACCACCCCGACGTCGACGTCCGCTGGCGCACGCTGCGGATCGCCGTCACGACGCACTCCGCCGGGGGCGTGACGGAGCTGGACGTCGAGTACGCCCGGCGCGCCGACGAGGCGCTGGCGCCGTTCACCGACACCGACCCCGAGCTGGCCGCCCAGGTCGACACGCTGCTCGCCCCGGACCGTCAGCCCGGCAGCGGCGCATAG
- a CDS encoding phosphoadenylyl-sulfate reductase encodes MTTSLVQPTPELAAEAEARFEGIADPVEQALAVLTWAGETFGDGFAITSSMADGLLAHLASRAVPGVNVVFLDTGYHFAETIGTRDWITGVLPITLHNVQPPLSVAEQDAAHGPKLYERDPDLCCSLRKVQPLAQALAAFVAWGSGVRRDEAVTRAATKVVDWDAKRGMVKVNPLAAWTQEHVDGYIAEHQVPVNPLAEIGYASIGCAPCTRPVAPGEDPRAGRWAGKNKVECGLHV; translated from the coding sequence GTGACCACGTCCCTCGTCCAGCCGACGCCGGAGCTGGCCGCCGAGGCCGAGGCCCGCTTCGAGGGCATCGCCGACCCGGTGGAGCAGGCACTCGCCGTGCTCACCTGGGCCGGGGAGACCTTCGGCGACGGGTTCGCGATCACCTCCAGCATGGCCGACGGACTGCTCGCGCACCTGGCCAGCCGCGCCGTCCCCGGGGTGAACGTCGTCTTCCTCGACACCGGCTACCACTTCGCCGAGACGATCGGCACCCGCGACTGGATCACCGGCGTCCTGCCGATCACGCTGCACAACGTGCAGCCGCCGCTCTCGGTGGCCGAGCAGGACGCCGCGCACGGCCCGAAGCTGTACGAGCGCGACCCGGACCTGTGCTGCTCGCTGCGCAAGGTGCAGCCGCTGGCGCAGGCGCTGGCCGCCTTCGTGGCCTGGGGCTCGGGCGTGCGGCGCGACGAGGCGGTCACCCGGGCCGCCACCAAGGTCGTCGACTGGGACGCCAAGCGGGGCATGGTGAAGGTGAACCCGCTGGCGGCGTGGACGCAGGAGCACGTCGACGGCTACATCGCCGAGCACCAGGTGCCGGTGAACCCGCTGGCCGAGATCGGATACGCCTCGATCGGCTGCGCCCCCTGCACCCGGCCGGTCGCCCCCGGCGAGGACCCGCGCGCGGGCCGCTGGGCGGGCAAGAACAAGGTGGAGTGCGGGCTGCACGTCTGA